DNA from Plasmodium cynomolgi strain B DNA, chromosome 12, whole genome shotgun sequence:
CCACTTCAAGTATTTCTCCAAAAGGATTAAACAGCTGCTTTAACTCCTGTTCCGAGATATTTCCTAGCGGACCTACCAACCCACCaatgtataattttatagGAATATCATTTGGGTCAATAGGCTGATGTTTTGCAGCTTTCGCAGCTCGGTTTTTTTCCGCTTGGGAAGACTGTATTTTTATTGGCCTATTTTTCAACATATAGCCATTAGCCGATAAAGCTTTCACCACTGCTTCTTGGGTATAAAATTCTACATAAGCTACTCCTTTAGATTTGCCTGATCTCTGATCTTTTATACACTGAATATCCCTTACCTTTCCAGCTACCTCTGAGAAAAACTCGTATATATCTCTTTCATCTGCCTTTAGGTCTAAGTTGAGTACGAGCACTGTTAGATCGTCTCTCTTAGCTTCCTCCTGTTCCTTCTTTagtcttttttcttctctcctcttTTCTCTCCTGATtcttgcttcttctttttccttcctcagTCTTTCTCTTTCTCGTTCTCGCTCGCGTTCGCGCTCCCTCCACATTCGTTCCCACAAGCGCTCTCTCTCCCTATCACGCTCTCTCTCCCTACCACGATCCCTCTCCCTATCACGGTCCCTCTCCCTGTCACGATCCCTCTCCCTATCACGGTCCCTCTCCCTATCACGGTCCATTATNNNNNNNNNNNNNNNNNNNNNNNNNNNNNNNNNNNNNNNNNNNNNNNNNNNNNNNNNNNNNNNNNNNNNNNNNNNNNNNNNNNNNNNNNNGCGTCCTCACCTCCGGAGTGCTCCCCATCGGATTCGTCACCACCCTCATCCGTCTCGCCTCCCGCATCCGTCTCGCCTCCCGCATCCGTCTCGCCAACCTCATCCGCGTCGTCACCCTCATCATTGCTGTCATCTCGATAGGAACCTTTCTTTTTACTAGCAGAAGCCCGTTCACTACTGGGACTCCTCCTACGTCTCCTCCTTTGCTTCTCTCGATCGCCTCGACTTTCGCCAATTTCTCTGTtgccttcttcctcctggTCCGACTTTACAACCCCTCctccgcttcctcctccgcttccccttccgcttctccttcctctccctcttcttcctttttcgccACGATCCGAATCTGTGGACAAATTTGACTCCTCCTCCGACTCTGATTTCGCCTTTCTTTTGCGTCCCCTGAGGTCACTTCGCTTGGCAGCACTTTTCACTTTGCCCCTCCGCTTCCTCCTTGCGGCGTCACTTCCACCCTCGCTACCATCGTCGCTGTTTATTTCGTCACTGTTCGCTTCGTCACTGTTCGCTTCACCACTGTTCGCTTCGTCACTGTTCGCTTCGCCACCATTCTCCGCATCACTGTTAGCGTCTTCGCCATTCGTCTCCTCTCCGTCAGTTTCTGCTTCGTTCTCTGAGTCACTTTGCctagccctttttttctggtcCTTTTTCTCGTgaccttttctccttcttcctctcgcCACggcactcttttttttacttcgcTCCTTTCCTTCCAATTCAACCTCGTCACCACTTTCGCCAGACTTCGCCTGGGACACTTCCCTGCGCGACTTGGCCGGGCTATCCCTACCTTTATGtctcttccttcttcctttgtgcTCACTACTCGACTCCTCCGATGAAAACGTTTTGCGTTTTTCCACACTGCTATCACTTGGTGCGTCTTTcactctgttttttttcttcctatcgTTACCGCTGGCCCGATCTGCTTCCCTAGAGCAATTCTTCTTCGCCTTAGTCTCGTTCCGCCTGTCCCCACTGCCGCGAGCACTGCCACGCCCGCCAACATACGCACGACCATTCGGGGCCTCATCTCCGCTTTCTCCTTCGCTGCCACCTTCACTTGTAACATCGCTTCCACCTGTGCTCTCCTCCCCACTACTCCTTCCACCtttgcttcccctcctcttctGCCTGGATTTATGTTTTCCACCCGGCAGGTCacttttccctcctttcccgcttctccttcccccatTTAACTCCTTCTtatgggaattttttttcaaaacgaaTTCGTCATCTCGCGTGCTGTACTCGTCATTATTTTCGTCCTCGTTATGATCTCCAccatttccatatttttccttttggtcCTTCTCCACTGTATCCTTGTCACCGGGCTTGTCCGCCGACTCTCCATTcgctgcccttttttttaattccttttttttcctgccattattttgtgcaactccattttgttcctcctccttaatcttacttttattttccagCAGCTTCTCTACCTCATCAAAGTAGgaattttcttccattttttttctgacatACCTTTGAAGTTACCACGGATCCATATATGTGATATACTCTCGCCAGGGTAACAAAACtgtgtccctttttccttttaacaaTAACAAACAAGCTGAGTCAAAAGACGTTACCCTGTCGTTACTCTGCTATGTCGTTTTCTATCCTTTAGCAgttctgcttttttatttccctctcgtaggtatatataaataacgtAAAAGAAAACAGTTCCCCCCTAATCGGCATATGAGTTCCTCTCTCCCAATGTGGGCAGGATGGAAGAGGGGCTTGTTTGTGGTCAGGACTTCCCACCTATGTAATATTGGTATAGGAAGTGGTACAAATGTTCAAGGTGGTGCTATGCTATGCTtacttcgtttttttttttactttctcaGTTTTAATTGTACGAAGATGAGCATGCCTATGTACATACAAGCATGTATATACGAACAtaaatacatgcatacatagataatacatacatacgcactTACATACGTGCCACATCCGTACGCACGTATTTGTTTGCCCTCTGCGCACGCGTTCGGCTGGGTATGCTCGCTCTTGCGCTGCCCCTCGCGCGGTCGctgagaagaaaatttctcGGCTCCCGGAGAGGGTATTTTCCGATGCTACGCTGAAATGACGTTTTTCCACGTATGTTGCGGTTAAAGCGATCCGTTAAAAGCGTCaggtttttttcctttttcttcctctttcttcttctatcTTCCTCTATCTTCCtttatcttccttttttttcccttttttactttttttttttaagtggtATAACCCTCCCAatgtgggcaaaaaaaaatccctatCGCtgagtatttatttattttttttttttctctattgAACGGAGCCGTGGTTTCGTCACAAACCCATTCGGGCGCTATAATGCATCAGTGGGGAGTAGGCTTGCCGCAAGGaacactccttttttttcttgtagtATTGTAAAGGCATACATGTAGCTGTTTATATACTCGCAGCATAGTTGCTTCGCttcgctttgctttgctttgttttgcttttttttttttttttttttttttttttttttccccctttgctcCTTTTGCCACAAACATCTTAAAGCGTGTAAATGTGAGCTgccatttgggggggttgCACTTACCTGTGATGAAatgctgccttttttttccaagagTGACATTCCTCCGGAAGAGTTCATTTAgcgctccattttttgtggtttctttttcattttttcttcctattcCCCTGCTGGACATTCTGAAATACAATTTGCGCAAAAATTAACCAACCCGATTCTCTCAATTTGTGTAAGAGTGCCCGTGGGGTGAAGAGAAATATGCTCCGTTTGCCTTTTCCAAAGTGGGACTATgttatggggaaaaaaatacctcaGCAGGGAGGGGGGTCAGGGGAAATACGTAGAAGGGGAGTTCGCTTGCCTTAGAGGGGACTACACAGTGAAGTGGCACGCCGATGCGTCCAACGGGGACGTCAAAATAGGCAGCATTCCTTTTTCGCGACGTGACGTGTCCCTTGTTGGGTATCCCAACCCCGTTTATAACGCGACACTGAATGTGTTTGCTGCCCCATTGATTACGCGCTTTGAATGCGAAAGAGGCGGGGAGACCCGGTGAAACCAACCGAGTCGGCTTTACCAGCCTgcgtacacacatacacaaatatggaaaaaaaaactcgctCCTGCTGTAGAGGAACCCACACATGGAATGTAAAGCGGCAAATAgacttatcattttttccgtGGAGGCaatatttccccctttttacaaaacgggggaaacgCCCCCGTCGTTAGCCACACATGTGAGTCTTCTCAGTCTTCTGAGCATTGTGAGCATTTGCAGGGGGAACAAGGGAACCCCCTCGGCACGAACTTTTGCTAACAACCCTTATACGCGAATTAAACACAGTACATATTGTACACATAGTACACATAGTACACAGTGTTGAAAGAAATAGTTTATTCCAATTCAAGTTGTGCACTTCATTTGTGCACACAAAAGAGAGGACGTGTGCGGAGGAATGAAACAAACACgtaggggggggaggcacgCTGGGGTTCGAAGCGTTGTCAAAAAATTTGCGTGCATATTTTtggctacaaaaaaaaaacaaataaaataatatgataacgataaaaaaaaaaaaaaaaatgtggtaacgataaaaaaaaaaaaaaaaatgtggtaacaaaaaaaaaggagaaatttaCCCATGTGACTGGGGTATACACACCTTGTAAGACGTGGAGGAGGCAAACTCGGAGATACGCCTCCAAGCAGGTGAGATCTCAGCTAAGACACCCCTTCTCTTCACTCCGACGCTTCGATCCTACCCCAGTTCTACGATGTCTGTGCTAGCCGCACCACTCTCAGAGTCGTCGAAGAAGCCACTACTCGTGATGAACTCGATGCATTTGATCAGCTTTTTCTCGTACTGgtaaatttcctttttcatcaGCTGGTACAGCAAGGGAGATTTCCTGTGAATGTTGAGCGAGTCGATAAGTTGCCTTTGTTTAAATGATCTCCTTCGCATATTCGTTGGGTAATACTTCTCCACGGGGTTGTTATAAAGTGGGTAGTAACTACTTTCATACATACTGTTATTGTTCAAGCTATTTTGTTCCAACTTTGCTAAAAGGGGAACGAAAATGGATTTCTTCTCCCACTTATTTTTGAAGTATATATTTCTCCCGATAGCTGAGCAGTAGCTCTCAAATAATAATTCCTCAATTAAGCaatttggctttttttttttttttcccattttcattATCTTTCATGTCGATGGCTATTCTTTCTCTTGttggataatttttcttcctctcgtGGATCcacttttcaatttctttgGAGTCGTTCAGGATCACTTCGTCTTTCTCATTCTTTATATGGTTTAGCAGATGGACGTCCAAATCGTCAATCTTGTAAATTTGGCCGCAGTTATCTATGGGGCACTTTATATGCTCACTTTGATTATGTTCCTCCAGCTTCTTTGCTTCGATGTTTACATCACAGTGGTGGCAATAAATGTACTTCGtattttctttgctt
Protein-coding regions in this window:
- a CDS encoding splicing factor (putative); amino-acid sequence: MEENSYFDEVEKLLENKSKIKEEEQNGVAQNNGRKKKELKKRAANGESADKPGDKDTVEKDQKEKYGNGGDHNEDENNDEYSTRDDEFVLKKNSHKKELNGGRRSGKGGKSDLPGGKHKSRQKRRGSKGGRSSGEESTGGSDVTSEGGSEGESGDEAPNGRAYVGGRGSARGSGDRRNETKAKKNCSREADRASGNDRKKKNRVKDAPSDSSVEKRKTFSSEESSSEHKGRRKRHKGRDSPAKSRREVSQAKSGESGDEVELEGKERSKKKSAVARGRRRKGHEKKDQKKRARQSDSENEAETDGEETNGEDANSDAENGGEANSDEANSGEANSDEANSDEINSDDGSEGGSDAARRKRRGKVKSAAKRSDLRGRKRKAKSESEEESNLSTDSDRGEKGRRGRGRRSGRGSGGGSGGGVVKSDQEEEGNREIGESRGDREKQRRRRRRSPSSERASASKKKGSYRDDSNDEGDDADEVGETDAGGETDAGGETDEGGDESDGEHSGDLKADERDIYEFFSEVAGKVRDIQCIKDQRSGKSKGVAYVEFYTQEAVVKALSANGYMLKNRPIKIQSSQAEKNRAAKAAKHQPIDPNDIPIKLYIGGLVGPLGNISEQELKQLFNPFGEILEVEIHRDPYTGKCKGFGFIQFFRASEAIEAMGVLNGMEIAGRELKVSFAQDSKYILASEKEAKDKLIAQLLAKKAKAEEKVEEPDNEKIDNDDDDGGGLIAGAGSKIALMQKLQRDPILDSGISSQFATGANTIMQTAPLATAQPNTLNNITPNLVLCNMFSPNDESIGSDPDFFTDIIEDVKEECSKYGSVTKIWLDTKNIDGKIYIKYANNDESLKAFQFLNGRYFGGSLINAYFLTTEMWDSICA